The sequence below is a genomic window from Carassius auratus strain Wakin unplaced genomic scaffold, ASM336829v1 scaf_tig00018136, whole genome shotgun sequence.
TGCCAGCGCCAAGTGTTCCACCGTGACATCAAACCGAGCAACCTTCTCATCAACAACCAGACACTTGAAGTCAAACTAATTGACTTTGGGTGTGGGGACATTCTGAGGACAACTGTCTACATGTCATACTCTGGTATGTACTGTATCTAAAAGCTACAACTCTAGTGACGATTATATTATGAGTTGACCAGGCGTGGGTCACCAAAACAACAAGAAGCAcccatatatatacagtagaattacAACACTGTTACAGTCATGGATCTCATCACTGTTGTGAACCGAACTTGAGCATCTAACAAAAATCTTTTTCTTCCAGGCACAGCAACATACGTCCCTCCTGAGTTTCACATAAAGGGAAAGTACCACGGCAAGCCTGCGACGGTTTGGTCACTGGGGGTTCTGTTATTTAAATAGTGGCCGGATATTATCCAGTTTCTTAGATCTGCACATGCTCAAACTGCATCTCTGGTCCAGAACTGGTCTGTCAAATGGTAagagttcagttatcattttaaacatacaaaacatgGACAAGTGGCTTTCTGAAAGATGGCGTTAGAAATTGCATGAAGTTTTCTTGATTTCTGATGCCTGAACTCAGATCGTACAGCTAATATGATCATTAAATTAAAGCATGTGTTAAGTTTAAAGTAATATTCAGATGTCCCTCTCATCTTTCTGCACAGAATGCTGTAGATTGCTCCGCGCTCTCCTGCAAATAAAGCCAAAGAACCGAATTCAGCTGGAGGAAATCCTTTCCCACAAGTGGTTTACGGTACTAAACGTAagatcactttaaaataatttgacatgtttaacatttttctttttcaattttcaattttcaaatcaAGTTTTCTCGCTTTGCTTTTATTGTTAGATTTAATAAGTTGTATGTTTTACCTTATAAAATGTCATTCGTAGTGTATTAACACttgtaataatactgtatttgtttctgttttgtttcaggcCACCACATAAGACCACCTCAGAAGTTGTTGTATCTTCAGCTCTCCAATGGTTCCTGCAATAGTTGCAGCAGTATCAGAGGCCCAGTCTACAACGTCTGTCCCCCGCAGTCCAAAACATCCCAGAAAAGCTGTTTTAAACTAgaatatatattaagttaaagTGTTATTGTCACGTTAATGCTTTAATTGATTAACGGCAACAATTATTTTATCGCGCGTTAACAGTTGTTTGTTAATATGAAAGTCCAtcgctcactggctctgaatacacatacagtcaaagcatgggtcacaggaggagGGGGATGTTGATCAGTACTGACTTGGGATGGGTGTCATCACGTGTCTCAACCAATGAGAGCATTTGTGGTGGGCCTAAGACTGCAGCAGCTCACATGAAGTGCTCGGGTCTTCATAAGTGGGAAACCCAAAGTTTCTGTTAACACGTAAAGGCAGCAGAGATGCGGtctcgctcaacacagtggagtgcatcGATTTGTTTTGAGTCTTTTGGGAAGTGGTAAAacacggccctctcacaataCACAGAAATCTGCTGAAATCATCCGTGAAGCAGTTTTCTGTGTagcatctctgcacatcatctgtatagaagtttaatatattgtgtatatttaattttcttatttttggcaCAGTCTataaagagtatgccagacctacaattcactgctttttgtatgttatataacttttatgtgaaaaataaaatcttgaatcttgaatatattgttttacagaTCTATCAcatttgctgctcagaaatgttCATACAATCACGCTGCATGTGTTAGAAATTCTGTGCTTtatttatagataaataaataattaaaatatatctctctctttatatatatataaatatatatattgggggtgtaacggtacgtgtattggtaccggaccgtttcagtacagggctttcggtatggtgcacgtgtgtaccgaatgcaatattttgtatgcagAATATgggtacatttttgtgtttccaaatgaacatattaagtggcggaagtctccgcgttcagcgcaaatcccgccctgatTCTAAGGtctgtgacacactggctgcgtggcgtgagcgtggcgtggtttaagactgagagtattttatttagtggagaactttgcagcagtattttatttcttattctttttttattttatatatatttcattaaaaaatatttaaaaaaacaaattgttaaaaaaaaaagtttatagtaataaaacaacctgcagtttaatgtttgcatttctatcgcttactgtaccgaaaatgaaccgaaccatgactttaaacccgaggtacgtaccgaaccgtgatttttgagTACcgttacagccctaatatatatatatatatatattatatatatatatatacagggtcCCCCGcggtccttaaaaagtcttgaaatgtcttaaatacaattttcgatttttaaggtctgaaatgtcttgaatcctggaattttccatatgaatgtcttaaatttcatgtggggtcttaaatttcatgtccgactcgtcatttttatttattttttcaaccgcAATTGACCAGCACAACATTTGGGGGCAGCACTCATGGGTGCAACCTGCATCATACCATATGTCACATACGAGTAAGTGATTTGATGAACGCGTAGCGCTGATGGTTCGCCACCACGGCATTTGTGAAATCGCAAGCATGGGCAAAGACGATAAAGCTGTGGACAAGAACATGATTGTCAGGTCTCGCTATCTTGGTTTCTCAGTTTTTGCGCCCCTCAATGGCAGAAGACTTGCTGGAGCACTTAAGGTAAGActctaaaagtaacatttaaaatgatttgaatatgtgttaaaatgtgttttgtttcctaatgaatatttggGACAAAAATATCGATGCGTCCCAATTCTtggatgatttaatttttttttcgaaTGCGTTGCAAATTGATTATGAGCTTAGTTTTTTGCAGATGGCGCTCTGGCTAGTTTTTAACCGAACACTCAAATGCTCACGACAGAAGAGCGCTCGTGCGTTCTGCTGAGTCTGAGAATGTAATTGATATATTGCTTTTATGCACGCAAGATTAATGTAAACGCCCCGGCCCCACTGCAAACACCTTGTACttcgcttcaaccttttcgaactttattaattattattttatagtaggttCAAGTGGTGTGTGTAAGGCATCTAAAGCACGCAGTGGCATCTGcctgttaaaaactaaactaagaatcgattcgagagagaatcgcaatgcattcagaaaattggaatcgatccagaataatttctcgattcaaaatgcatcgatatattgtccccatccaatcagttaaaaaaatgttgtgggtgACATCTAGGCATAGGACTACTGCATTAATGGATGGAAGGCAGTGCTGTAAATAAACTTTATTGTATAAAGCATTCAATATGCATTATGcttcttgcatatttttttatgtgaaaagtaaaatttaattgaattaaataatgtagCCAGTTCATAATTAGACTCCAAATATCTGTTTGTGCTTCTCAATTTTAGGTTAACAACGTTGACACTGAACCCTATCACATAGGCCCAATTCGTGGGCATTCACTATTATGGCTTAActtgtttctcaaacatttttttctttcaaatcaaggaccacttagccaataaaaaaaaagaaaagaaaaacttgacATATTTGGCTTAATGAGCATCcctaatgcatgtaaaaatgttaGGCCATTtttagtcttctgaaaccatggcTAACTTCACCTGCTAATAATGTGCATGATTAGAAAACAAGTCATGAGAAGTGGAATTGGAAATGTACAACGGTGTCACAGTCCATGTCAGTCATTTTTGGTTGATGACTTTTGCTCACAGACCTCTTTGTAATCTGGCATGCCTCCAGTGGTCCCCAGACCACAGTTTGAGAATCACTACTTTAGACAAACCATCTAATCTGAGTgaacataaatgaaaatgttatcattcttgaggtggactttgttttgattttatttttttaataatttcaggaGGGCACCAAGGAACTTAATTTAAGGAACATGCTTTCTGTGTCAATGGATGGACCCACAGTAAATTGGAAAGTCATGGATCTCCACAACTGGAACATGCAATAAATTTCTGATCCTGATCTTTCCTACAATTGTCTGTCATTCATTAGGTCTATGCATAGAATTATTGTATGTGCTTGCATTTATCTGTGTCTGAAATGACATAGAAAACACTAATCAGACCCTGAACAACATTTCTTGGGGGAGAACCCCAAACCCAGCTCAAGGCTATTAGCAGCAACATTTAACCATAATTTAGATCAAGTATGATGAAATGGGCTTTTGTAATGTCCTGGGGCTGTCTTCcatgtctttttcaaactgctatgAGGGGCCAGAATTTAGAAATTACCTGAAGTTACCCTAAAGGCTGATAGTTTATACATAGTCAACCATGTCAGGGTTGTAAGGTCAATCAGCACCTTGTATAAAGTTTTTGTGACCCTTTGACCTGTCTTGAGCGTGGCTGTGGTGAGTTGTGCCACACTAATGCTTCGCCACATCAATCTGTGTTGTCGGACTGAacattttcctgtatttttgtttagataaagtcttaaattttccCTTTGaggacttaaaaaggtcttaaaagtcattaaatttgctgtcaaaaaatgtgaagataccctgaatatatatatatatatatatatatatatatatatatatatatatatatatatattatatatacatatatatatttcattttgataTATGTTTAAGCTGTAGTATATTGGTTGAATGCACAAAATGAGTGCAAATACTGTCAGTGAcaagaatttaaatataattcatgtTTTGATATATAGacatgacagcttttttaaatgtttagtgttGTTCTTACCAGAGTGGACTTTTTACACTCCAGGATATTTGCAATGGTTATTATTTTTCGGTGTGATTTTGgtgaattgtataaaaataaaaataaaaccctggGGTAGGTTTTGATCCTCAAACACCACTGTatcaattatgaaattaatgtatggAACCcacaacaatcaaataaaaacacaaaaacatactgtCCCAGTTTTTTAATTCGTAGATAATAACAAGTGAGATTTCAGTGATATTTTGACCACTGAAGTGCCCCcggttttaatttcagaaatctggtcaccttAGTCTATATCTATAGACAGATAGGCCCAGATAATTATAAGagttgcatttatatgaaatttaaataggctatttaaattcataaaatacatttaatacatatatttagttTCATATGGTGGgcaacatgtttttcttttctactAAATTGTGAATTGTTTAACAATTGTTTAATCGGTCTTTTAGGTATAGTTTACTATTGTCATTGAATGATAGACCCCTGGGATTCATTATgatcacagtttaaaatattaaaatcagggGTCTGATTCACGAAAATCATCttaagaaatctgtaagaaaaatAAGTTAAGAAATATCCTAAGAAAAATTccaaaaagttcttaaaaaatgcgattcttgtaaaaaaaaattccgaaGAAGAAAATGACATGCATTATTGAATCAGTGCTGGTTCTTGCTGAAGACTCGCTGATAAACTCAATGAAAAACACTTCGTAATCACAATAAACGCGCATGTTTTGAATAAAGAGCCTGTCACGAGATGAAGTGTGCGCGCGCTGCACGTGTGCTTAATACCGCCaaagatttattcatttatttgttggcttaaattaaaaatgaactccCTTTCTGacttgttctgtaaaaaaaaaaattaaaattctcggAAATGCAAGAaaattgcatactttttccccCTTACGTTAGAAGGAGAACATGGCAGTTAAGaatattttttcttaagaatGCTTCGTGAATCCGGCGCGAGCGGCGTGAAAAAAAGGGCGCGCGCAGGTTATCGTGACGTCACAGAAAGAATTCGATTTCGTAGAACTTATAAGTCCCAAGAAATCATTTTGGTGGGTTTAGTAGCAGTGGTGAGTGAAAACTGAGTAGTTTATTTTCAGCGCATTGTTATCGATTTTGACAAACAATGTTTCAGCGACCTTGTCGAGTTCATCCGTTGACGGAGAGTCAGGTGTGTGATCTCAACACCCCCCAAAaccccagcagcagcacagaggaacaacatcctacatgagagcactgctgatgctgctgagggAAACGACGAGGAGAGGAAGGTTATGGAGAaagggaagaagaaaaagaagtggtgGAGGTTGTCTTCTTTATTTTGGAGctgtgaagaaacatctgaagcGCAGCTCGAACCCAGTTCAGGGTGAAGTAGAGCTGCAGCAAGAGCAAGAGCAGAGTGAGGGAGTGAAGAACAGAACCAGTGTAAAGACAGATGCAGTGATGGTAAATTAATTGATCAACTCATACGAATATGTTACACAGTTTACTGAAGCTCTGTACTTTACATCAAATGCCATCATTTATCCCTGGATATCCATTTGAAGTAAATTAATCTAGAGGATAGATTATAATAGTTGTCTTATTTAGTCTTCAATACCCTTTTCctatctttttaatgtttcctcaaTATAGATAAGTCAAATCAGGGGaatcttaaataaaaacattcatataagcacaataataaataaagaaacttgAAGACTGATCAAGGATAAGATCCaggatatgtttaaaaataattctatgagattatatatgaaataaaattgaataatacaaatatttgaacttttaGGTTAACTGCAGTTGTTTCATCTTTTAACAGACTACACTGTCAGACACAACCTCGTGAGCGATCAGCTGTGTGAAGGTGGATTTGACGCTGAGGCGACACGTTTGAAGGATGACCCTGAAGTAagtaaaagatgaatgaaaaCTTGCCTAGCTAGAAAATACATTTAGTCCTGTCTTATCTTCATCATttggttatataattatattgttaggAAGGCCTCTCAGTGTATATTTTTGTCCTGGTTgggtttaaattaaatcaaactttACAAAATGTAGCATAGATTTCATGACAGGAATGATGAGGCGTCTACACATGAGGTAAGTTGTTCATTTTCCTTGATCAGGTGTCTGTGAAACATCTTAACAAGACTGATGAAGATGTGGAAGGTTTATACACTGTTAGTAGGATGCACTTCTTCtctcttttaaaacaaacagttatttatttcaGTAGAGTAACTAAATCCTCGTTTGGAAAAGAACTTTCACCTTACCGTTGTAAAAACTGTCTCTCTTTTAGCTTGGATCTCCACAACGTCTTCCAGAAGAGAAGGACCTCAACATCCTGGCAAATAGAGGCCCAGATGGCCACGGATGTGATCTCAGCACCCCCCCAAAcccagcagcagcacagaggaacaacatcctcatgagagcactgctgatgctgctgagggAAACGACCAGGAGAGGAAGGTgatggagaaagagaagaagaaaaagaagtggtgGAGGGTGGCCTCTTTCTACGGAGctgtgaagaaacatctgaagcgcagctcgaacccagttcagggtgaagaagagctgaagcaagagcaagagcagcagagagagaaagtgaagaaccagaaagaacagaaagccagatgcagtgatggtaaatgacatGAGCATGACCAGTCATCATTCACACCTACACATCCATTACTAGGacattcattaattaatcaattggaTCATTCTAGTTTTAAATTATAGATTATAATAGCTTTTAAGCGTCTTGTTTGGTCTCTAATTTGGTCTAATTTTTAAGGTTTCCTCAATGAAGAAttgataaaatgtgttaaatctgaaattataaataaataaaatccacttCAACACATATAAATCAACTTGAAAATGGATTAAGGCCATGATCAGATCTTTCATCcgggaaaatgtaaaataaaccgtttttgtaattttatatgccACATAGTTTAGGGGtgacaaataataacatgaacatatttaatatagTCTCTACTGATGTAAATGTTATCATCtgtaatttaagatttttatataaaatcaaatggaataataactataacaaatGTGTAAAACTGCAGTTGTTTTATCTTGTAACAGACTTCATTTCCAGCCactaccagctgggtgatctgctGGGTGAAGGTGGATTTGGTTCTGTGTATGAGGCGAGACGTTTGGAGGATGACCTTAAAGTAAGTGAAAACTTGATGAAAACTTATCTAGCGAAGTGATTTTGCCCCGTCTCATCTTCATACTCCTGTGATGTCATGCTATTGTTTGCAAGGCCTCTCAGTGTATCTTTTTGTCCTGGTTGAActtaaattcaattcaactttacaaaACTTGTCTGTATATATTTAATGGTGGCCTCTTCACAAgttaattgttgttttgttttcttgatcAGGTGGCGGTCAAATATGTTAATAAGACCGAAACCTACAGGCCAAGTTTATACATTGTAAGTAAGATGCACTCTCTCTGTTCTCCTCTCACTAACTAGTAGGAAAACTGGACTAAGTGCTTATTTGGAAAACAACTTCTATCTTACCAACGTCTTTCTTTTAGCCTGGATATCAGCAACATGTTCCACTGGAGATCGCCCTCACAATCCTGGCTAATAAAGGCCCCAGAGTGCCAGAGATCATCCAGCTGCTGGACTGGAAGGACTACAGTGACCATTTCGTCATGATCCTTGAATGTCCCTCTCCTTGCGAGACTTTGGAAGACTTTGTGGGGCGTCAGGGTGGACGTCTCAACGAGAGCTTAGCACGGCGAGTCATGATGCAGGTGACTAAAGCTGCGAACGTGTGCTGCCAGCGCCAAGTGTTCCACCGTGACATCAAACCGAGCAACCTTCTCATCAACAACCAGACACTTGAAGTCAAACTAATTGACTTTGGGTGTGGGGACATTCTGAGGACAACTGTCTACATGTCATACTCTGGTATGTACTGTATCTAAAAGCTACAACTCTAGTGACGATTATATTATGAGTTGACCAGGCGTGGGTCACCAAAACAACAAGAAGCACccgatatatatacagtagaattacGACACTGTTACAGTCATGGATCTCGTCACTGTTGTGAACCGAACTTGCGCATCTAACAAAATCTTTTTCTTCCAGGCACAGCAACATACGTCCCTCCTGAGTTTCACATAAAGGGAAAGTACCACGGCAAGCCTGCGACGGTTTGGTCACTGGGGGttctgttatttaaaatagtggCCGGATATTATCCAGGTTTCTTAGATCTGCACATGCTCAAACTGCATCTCTGGTCCAGAACTGGTCTGTCAAACGGTAagagttcagttatcattttaaacatacaaaacaaggACAAGTAGCTTTCTGAAAGATGGCGTTAGAAATTGCATGAAGTTTTCTTGATTTCTGATGCCTGAACTCAGATCGTACAGCTAATATGATCATTAAATTAAAGCATGTGTTAAGTTTAAAGTAATATTCAGATGTCCCTCTCATCTTTCTGCACAGAATGCTGCAGATTGCTCCGCGCTCTCCTGCAAATAAAGCCAAAGAACCGAATTCAGCTGGAGGAAATCCTTTCCCACAAGTGGTTTACGGTACTAAACCTAagatcactttaaaataatttgacatgtttaacatttttcttttcaattttcaattttcaaatcaAGTTTTCTCGCTTTGCTTTTATTGTTAGATTTAATAAGTTGGTTTTACCTTATAAAATGTCATTCGTAGTGTATTAACACttgtaataatactgtatttgtttctgttttgtttcaggcCACCACATAAGACCACCTCAGAAGTTGTTGTATCTTCAGCTCTCCAATGGTTCCTGCAATAGTTGCAGCAGTATCAGAGGCCCAGTCTACAACGTCTGTCCCCTGCAGTCCAAAACATCCCAGAAAAGCTGTTTTAAACTAgaatatatattaagttaaaatgttattgtCACCTTAACGTTTTAATTGATTAACGGCAACAATTATTTTATCGCGCGTTAACAGTTGTTTGTTAATAtgaaagtccattgctcactggctctgaatacacatacagtcaaagcatgggtcacaggaggagtGGGATGTTGATCAGTACTGACTTGGGATGGGTGTCATCACGTGTCTCAACCAATGAGAGCATTTGTGGTGGGCCTAAGACTGCAGCAGCCCACATGAAGTGCTCGGGACTTCATAAGTGGGAAACCCAAAGTTTCTGTTAACACGTAAAGGCAGCAGAGATGCGGtctcgctcaacacagtggagtgcatcGATTTGTTTTGAGTCTTTTGGGAAGCGGTAAAacacggccctctcacaataCACAGAAATCTGCTGAAATCATCCGTGAAGCAGTTTTCTGTGTagcatctctgcacatcatctgtatagaagtttaatatattgtgtatatttaattttcttatttttggcaCAGTCTataaagagtatgccagacctacaattcactgctttttgtatgttatataacttttatgtgaaaaataaaatcttgaatcttgaatatattgttttacaggTCTATCAcatttgctgctcagaaatgttCATACAATCACGCTGCATGTGTTAGAAATTCTGTGCTTtatttatagataaataaataattaaaagatatctctctctctttatatatataaatatatatattgggggtgtaacggtacgtgtattggtaccggaccgtttcagtacagggctttcggtatggtgcacgtgtgtaccgaatgcaatattttgtatgcagAATATgggtacatttttgtgtttccaaatgaacatattaagtggcggaagtctcagcgttcagcgcaaatcccgccctgatTCTAAGGtctgtgacacactggctgcgtggcgtgagcgtggcgtggtttaagactgagagtattttatttagtggagaactttgcagcagtattttatttcttattctttttttattttatatatatttcattaaaaagtattttaaaaaacaaattgttaaaaaaaaaagtttatagtaataaacaacctgcagtttaatgtttgcatttctatcgcttactgtaccgaaaatgaaccgaaccatgactttaaaaccgaggtacgtaccgaaccgtgatttttgagTACcgttacagccctaatatatatatatatatatatatatatatatatatatatatatatatatatatatatatatatatatatttcattttgataTATGTTTAAGCTGTAGTATATTGGTTGAATGCACAAAATGGCTGAGTGCAAATACTGTCAGTGAcaagaatttaaatataattcatgtTTTGATATATAGacatgacagcttttttaaatgtttagtgttGTTCTTACCAGAGTGGACTTTTTACACTCCAGGATATTTGCAATGGTTATTATTTTTCGGTGTGATTTTTGgtgaattgtataaaaataaaaataaaaccctggGGTAGGTTTGATCCTCAAACACCACTGTatcaattatgaaattaatgtatggAACCcacaacaatcaaataaaaacacaaaaacatactgtCCCAGTTTTTTAATTCGTAGATAATAACAAGTGAGATTTCAGTGATATTTTGACCACTGAAGTGCCCCcggttttaatttcagaaatctggtcaccttAGTCTATATCTATAGACAGATAGGCCTAGATAATTATAAGagttgcatttatatgaaatttaaatatttaaattcataaaatacatttaatacatatattttgtttcatatggTGGGCAACATGTTTTTCTTTACTAGTTTAATTGTGAATTGTTTAACAATTGTTTAATCGGTCTTTTAGGTATAGTTTACTATTGTCATTGAATGATAGACCCCTGGGATTCATTATGATCCcagtttaaaatattaagatCAGGGGTCTGATTCACGAAAATCATCttaagaaatctgtaagaaaaatAAGTTAAGAAATGTCCTAAGAAAAATTccaaaaagttcttaaaaaatgcgattcttgtaaaaaaaacttCCGAAGAAG
It includes:
- the LOC113075968 gene encoding serine/threonine-protein kinase pim-1-like, translated to MEKEKKKKKWWRVASFYGAVKKHLKRSSNPVQGEEELKQEQEQQREKVKNQKEQKARCSDDFISSHYQLGDLLGEGGFGSVYEARRLEDDLKVAVKYVNKTETYRPSLYIPGYQQHVPLEIALTILANKGPRVPEIIQLLDWKDYSDHFVMILECPSPCETLEDFVGRQGGRLNESLARRVMMQVTKAANVCCQRQVFHRDIKPSNLLINNQTLEVKLIDFGCGDILRTTVYMSYSGTATYVPPEFHIKGKYHGKPATVWSLGVLLFKIVAGYYPGFLDLHMLKLHLWSRTGLSNECCRLLRALLQIKPKNRIQLEEILSHKWFTATT